In a single window of the Planctomycetia bacterium genome:
- the tnpA gene encoding IS200/IS605 family transposase: MPGTYSQVLLHVVFSTKHREKWISSQIAERLYPYIGGIVRSEKGTLLDIGGIEDHVHLYVRWRPDESISNLMRVVKARSSKWVHETFPRLAAFAWQEGYSAFSVSKSQEDVVKKYIANQAEHHRREDFRSELLRLLTAHGVEFDVKYVCD; this comes from the coding sequence ATGCCCGGCACGTACTCGCAGGTTCTGTTACACGTCGTCTTCAGCACCAAGCATCGCGAGAAATGGATCAGCTCGCAGATTGCAGAGCGGCTCTATCCGTACATCGGCGGGATTGTTCGCAGTGAGAAGGGGACACTGCTCGACATTGGCGGTATAGAGGACCACGTTCACCTGTACGTGCGCTGGCGGCCGGACGAATCGATTTCGAATCTGATGCGAGTCGTGAAAGCGCGGTCGTCGAAATGGGTCCATGAGACTTTTCCGAGACTCGCCGCGTTTGCATGGCAAGAGGGCTACTCCGCCTTTTCGGTCAGCAAGTCGCAGGAAGACGTGGTTAAGAAATACATCGCGAATCAGGCGGAGCATCATCGGCGGGAGGACTTTCGATCGGAGTTGCTGCGACTACTGACGGCGCATGGTGTCGAGTTCGACGTGAAGTATGTGTGTGATTGA
- a CDS encoding ferredoxin family protein — MTHIVTERCVNCRYTDCATVCPVECFWEIEDPAMLVIDPDTCIDCGLCVPECPIHAIYTEDECPDQYKEWIDKNKDLFSKGTNITEKKDPLPGALTLEQIQENEKAKGWDIPEPGGT, encoded by the coding sequence ATGACTCACATCGTCACGGAACGCTGCGTAAACTGCCGCTATACCGACTGTGCCACGGTTTGCCCTGTCGAGTGCTTCTGGGAAATCGAAGACCCCGCGATGCTGGTGATCGACCCGGATACGTGCATCGACTGCGGCCTGTGCGTCCCTGAGTGTCCGATCCACGCCATCTACACCGAGGATGAGTGCCCTGATCAATACAAGGAGTGGATCGACAAGAACAAGGACCTGTTCAGTAAGGGCACAAACATCACCGAGAAGAAGGACCCTTTGCCGGGTGCGTTGACCCTGGAGCAGATTCAGGAAAACGAGAAGGCCAAGGGTTGGGACATTCCCGAGCCGGGCGGAACGTGA
- the speB gene encoding agmatinase: protein METIPDNFLGLPPRYCDPKKARYAILPLPYDGTVSYQTGTRNGPRAIITASQQVELFDEEYGKEFTAAGVMTCDPVAPEMAGPREMHESVYQAARQVLAKKKFLIALGGEHSLTSGLVRAVKRKHKKLSVLQIDAHADLRAEYEGTPYSHAAVMRRVVEMGIPVVAVGIRNYSLGEHQFMKKHGITPVSVREVRTNADWLQQVVEQLTDNVYVTIDIDGFDPAYAPGTGTPEPGGLDWFQVNDLLKATAMFRNIVAADVVEVLPQPGTAQTEFLAAKLVYKLIAHVDANRRRA, encoded by the coding sequence TTGGAGACCATCCCCGACAACTTCCTGGGCCTCCCGCCCCGGTACTGCGACCCCAAAAAGGCCCGCTATGCCATTCTCCCGCTCCCCTACGATGGCACCGTCAGCTACCAGACCGGCACCCGCAACGGCCCCCGGGCCATCATCACCGCCAGCCAGCAGGTCGAGCTCTTTGACGAGGAATACGGTAAAGAATTCACAGCCGCCGGCGTCATGACCTGCGACCCCGTCGCCCCGGAGATGGCCGGGCCCAGGGAAATGCACGAATCCGTCTATCAGGCGGCGCGGCAGGTCCTCGCCAAAAAGAAATTCCTCATCGCCCTTGGCGGCGAGCACTCCCTCACCTCCGGCCTCGTCCGGGCAGTCAAGCGGAAGCACAAGAAGCTCAGCGTCCTCCAGATCGACGCGCACGCCGATCTCCGCGCCGAATATGAAGGCACGCCCTACAGCCACGCCGCCGTCATGCGCCGCGTCGTCGAGATGGGCATCCCCGTCGTCGCCGTCGGCATCCGCAACTACAGCCTCGGCGAACACCAGTTCATGAAGAAGCACGGCATCACGCCGGTCTCGGTACGCGAGGTGCGCACCAACGCCGACTGGCTTCAGCAGGTCGTCGAGCAACTGACGGACAACGTCTACGTGACCATCGACATCGACGGCTTCGACCCGGCCTACGCCCCCGGCACCGGCACCCCCGAACCCGGCGGCCTCGACTGGTTCCAGGTCAACGACCTGCTCAAGGCCACGGCCATGTTCCGCAACATCGTCGCCGCCGACGTCGTGGAAGTCCTCCCCCAACCCGGCACCGCCCAAACCGAGTTTCTGGCCGCCAAGCTGGTCTACAAACTCATCGCCCACGTGGACGCCAACCGCCGCCGGGCATGA